The following DNA comes from Spirochaetales bacterium.
AACATATCGGTATCATAATAAGGCAGATGATGAGAAAAGTGGAGATCATCCATGTCGGGGACACGAACTTCATCTATGGACAGCAGGTTGATAAGCACATGTTTCATGAGGAGAACCGAAAGGTCATCAGGGAGGGCGGCCAGCCGGCAATTGCAAGGCCGATGATTCTTGGTATTACAAGGGCATCCCTTAACATCGACAGCTTTATTTCCGCGGCCTCGTTCCAGGAAACGACGAGGGTACTTACCAATGCGGCAATAGAGGGTTCTATCGATCATCTTCGCGGCTTGAAGGAAAACGTCATTATCGGCCACCAGATACCGGCCGGAACGGGAATGAAAATTTACAAGAATGTCAAGCTTTTCGATGAAAACATGGAAGACATCGACATCTCCGTAAATAAAATTCTTGAAGAAAAGAGCAAGGAAAAAGAATTGGGCGCGCTTTCGGAAGAAAGTACCGGATTGACGATATTATAGACCGGCCCGATTTCCTGAGGCAATCCATACACTTGTGAAAGCGTGCGGCGGATGGATCTGAAGATGTAGAGCCGGTTAACGGCGGAGAAAAGGAATCCTTCCCGTTTGAAGACATATAAAATAATCGGAGGTTACCGGTTGTTTTGCGCAGAAAATACCTGAAGGTTTGCGAAATTTAAGGCAAAAAAGGCGATTCCTGTAAAAAAAAAATAATTACCCCCTTGCCATAATATTATAAATATGTTACTTTAAGCCAATGTGATGGAGTCCAGAGGAACTGGATGATGGAAGAGAGCTTCCGTTATTAAAGGGTAGGAGAAAAAGCAAGCTATTGGCAGAAAAAAGGCAATTCTTTTCATTTTTTTGGAGGGAAAGGATTGACTTTTTTTTATGTAATTGCTAATATCATCTGCTCAAAATAGTTTGAAGGGAGAGGTATGCCAACAATAAATCAGCTTGTAAGATTGGGACGAAAAAGGGTCGGTAAAAAGACAAAGTCGCCCGCATTGATGTCCTGTCCGCAGAAACGAGGCGTATGTACAAGGGTGATGACAGTAACGCCCAAAAAACCGAACTCTGCCCTTAGAAAAGTCGCGAGAGTAAGACTCACGCATGGCATCGAAGTGACGGCATATATTCCGGGAATCGGCCATAACCTTCAGGAACACTCGGTTGTCATGATTCGAGGGGGAAGGGTTAAGGACCTGCCGGGTGTGCGGTATCATATTATCAGGGGTACCAAGGATACACTCGGTGTCGACGATCGCAAGAAAGCGCGGTCGAAATACGGAACAAAAAAGCCGAAGGCTTAAGGAGTGTAAGGAGAAAAGAATGCCGAGAAGAAGGATACCGCCGAAAAGACCGATCGCATCAGATCCCAAGTACGGAAGCGATATGATCGCCAAATTCGTCAATCGTATGATACTGAAGGGAAAAAAATCGGTCGGCTATCATATTCTCTATGATGCGCTTGAAGAGATTAGCAGCAAAGTGAATAAAAATCCGCTTGAAATTTTTACACAGGCATTGAATAATGTAAAACCGCTTATCGAGGTGAAATCACGGCGTGTCGGCGGCTCGACATATCAGGTTCCTGTCGAAATTAAAGAGGATAGACAGAATGCCCTTGCAATGAGATGGATTATTTCATATTCACGGCAGCGGCACGGTAAATCGATGAGTGAAAAATTACGTGATGAAATACTTGATGCTTTTAATAATACCGGTTCTTCAGTAAAGAAAAAAGAAGATACACATAAAATGGCGGAAGCGAACAAGGCGTTTGCTCATTACCGCTGGTAAAAGAAAGCTCAAGAAGGACCAGGGGTTCCCTGGCAGGTAAAAAAGGAAATAATAACGGTTTCCATCATGAAAGAGATGCCATAAAAGCCGTTATTTTATTTAAATTAAGGAGGATAAAATGGCAAAAGCTAAATTCGAACGGAAGAAACCCCATATAAACGTAGGGACAATCGGGCATGTCGATCATGGGAAAACGACGCTGACTGCGGCAATTACCATGTATTGTTCCGGAAAGTATGGCGATAAATTGATGAAGTTTGAAGATATAGATAATGCGCCCGAAGAGAAGGCACGGGGTATTACGATAAATACACGTCATGTCGAGTATCAGACGGAACAAAGACATTACGCCCATGTCGATTGTCCGGGACACGCAGACTATATCAAAAATATGATCACCGGTGCCGCCCAGATGGACGGTGCGATTCTCGTCGTTTCGGCACCCGATTCCGTCATGCCGCAGACGCGTGAACATGTTCTTTTGGCACGGCAGGTCGGTGTTCCGGCGATTATTGTCTTTTTGAATAAAATCGATATGGTTGACGATCCGGAACTCATCGATCTTGTTGAAGAAGAAATCAAGGATGTTCTCAATGAATACAAGTTTCCAGCGGATGAAATACCGATTATCAGGGGCTCGGCGGTCGAGGCAATGAACAATCCGGACGATCCTGAAAAAATGAAGTGCATTGAAGCATTACTCAATGCGATGGATTCATATTTTCCGCTTCCGGAACGCGCAATCGACAAGGATTTTCTCATGCAGATAGAGGATGTTTTTTCGATTTCCGGCCGCGGTACCGTTGTCACCGGAAGAATCGAGCGCGGTAAAGTCAAAGTCGGTGAAGAAGTCGAAATCGTCGGTATCAAGGATACAAGAAAAACGGTTGTGACCGGTGTCGAAATGTTCAACAAGATCCTCGATGAAGGCCAGGCCGGAGATAATGTCGGCTGTCTGCTTCGAGGTATTGAAAAGGACGAAGTACAGCGTGGACAGGTTATTGCAAAACCGGGGTCGATCACACCGCATAAAAAGATAAAGACTCAGGTGTACGTTCTGACAAAAGAAGAAGGCGGAAGGCATTCGCCGTTTTTTACCGGATACCGGCCGCAGTTTTATTTCAGAACAACGGACGTAACGGGGACGGTTTCGCTTCCTGAAGGAAAGCAAATGGTAATGCCCGGCGATAATGTCGAACTCAATGTCGAACTGATCTGTACAATCGCAATCGAAAAAGGACTTCGTTTCGCTATCCGCGAGGGTGGAAGAACGGTTGCGGCAGGAGCGGTAACGGAAATTATCGAATAAGGGGATTGATGTTTCGCCGGATTGGAGAACAGATAGCTTTTTTCCGTTCATTCAACCGGGCTGTAAAGTCGGGACGATGGTGCAGGATTGAGATAAAAAAGTCAAAAACATGCATAAGTTGAGGTCCTTATGCTGTACTTGGATGATCGGTGGTCCGGTCGCTGTGTGTCAACAAGGAACCAAACCGTGTTTGTCGGTAAACAACAGCGGATCGTAATCTTCATTCCGGTAGGATGGAGATCACGAGGTGAGATAAATGTATTATTGATTATGCATGATGAATTATATTAAGTATCATCCCGGGGGATGGCATATCTCTTTCGGGATCGATATCAGGAGGAATGATGATAAAAGAAAGGATACGCGTACGCTTGAGAGGTTTCGATGTTGAACTGATAGACCAGAGTTCCAAAGCGATCGTTGATACAGTACTGAAAGCCGGATCAAAAGTATCCGGTCCAATTCCTTTACCGACTCGAATCAATAAGTTTACTGTACTCAGATCCCCTCACGTGAACAAGAAGTCGCGTGAACAGTTCGAGATGCGGACACATAAACGCTTGATCGATATCATCGAACCTACTTCTGCGGTTATGGATGCACTTATGAAGCTCGAGCTTCCTGCAGGTGTAGATGTTGAAATTAAAATGTGAGGAAAAAAATGGTAGGGCTAATCGGAAAGAAAATCGGCATGACTCAGGTATTCGACGAAAGCGGAAACATTATTCCGGTTACCGTCGTCGCCGTACCGCAGAATGTCGTTATCGGTGAGAGGAATACCGAAAAAAACGGATATGATGCAGTGATACTCGGTGCATTCGAACAAAAAGAATCGAGGGTGATTAAGCCGGTGAAGGGGCAGTTCAAAGACGGCCTTACTCCTCAAAAGGTGATGATCGAAATTCGTGATTTTGAGAAAGAGTATGAAATCGGTAAGGCGCTGACCGTTGATGTTTTTCAGGGTATTGATTTTATCGATGTCCGGGGCGTAACAAAAGGTAAAGGATACCAGGGTGTCATGAAGCGGCATGGATTCAGCGGCGGAAGAAAAACGCATGGATCGAAATTTCACCGGGCACAGGGTTCAACGGGAAGTTCCAGTTTTCCCTCCAGAGTATTCAAGGGGTTGAAAATGGCGGGAAGAATGGGCGGTGCTGCAATGAAGGTTCAGAATCTTCGCCTGGTGAAAATCGACACTGAAAAGAACACGCTTTTGATAAAAGGTGCGATTCCGGGCCCTAAAAATGCGACGGTCGTCATTCTCAAAGCGAAAAAGAAGGGTCATATAACTGTCAAAAAAAGCAGTGAAGAAAATAATTGATGATAAGGATAGTTGAATGAAAGCACAGGTTTTTGCCGTTGACGGCAGCCAATCAAAAAAGATCGAACTTTCAGATGATATATTTAACGGTAAAGTAAGTATGGGTTCAATCTATTATGCGATCAGAAACGAGCTGGCCAACAAGAGACTCGGGACCGCCCATACGAAAACGAGAAGTGAAGTTCAGGGCGCGCACAAGAAAATGTACAGGCAGAAAGGCACGGGCCGGGCGCGTGCGGGTACGCGTCGATCTCCGCTTAGGGTCGGCGGCGGTATTGTGTTCGGCCCCCGGAAGCGAAGTTACAAGTATCATATACCAAAGAAGATAAAGCAGCTGGCAATGAGATCGATATTGAGTATGAAAAACGCCGAGAACAAATTGAGGATTATCGAGGATTTCGGAATCGAAAGCGGAAAGACTAAGGATCTGGTTCAATTATTAAGGAAGCATATCACCGAAATGAGAACGGTTTTTGTTCTGAAAGACGATGATATGATGATAAAAAGAGCCGGTTCCAATATACCGTGGCTCAGGATGCTGACCTTTAACAGGTTGAATGCCCATGATCTGTTTTACTGTAAAAATCTGATTTTTCATGAAACGGCAATACGGTCGCTCAATGATATGTACGGCAGAACTGTTACGGAAAAGAAGACTGAAAAAAAGGTTGGGGAAAAAACCGTTGGAAAGGCTACTGAAAAGGTAGAAAAAAAGGCTGAAACAACGGTAGAGAAGAAGACCGTTGAAAAGGTGACGGAAAAGACCGAAAAGAAGGCGGAAAAAACGACTCGGAAAAAGGTTGTCGAAAAGGTTGAGAAAGCGGAAAAGAAGGCAGATAAAAAGACTGATAAAGGAGTGCAGGAATAATGGAATATACGGAAGATATCATTCTGGAACCTGTCGTTACTGAAAAATCGAATGTCCGGCGGGAACAACACAAATATACCTTCAAGGTCGATGCACGGGCGAATAAAAAACAGGTGGTAAAGGCGATCGGAGAGCTTTTTAACGTGAAACCGGTGAAATGCAATATCATAAATATAAAAGGCAAACCCAAAAGGGTAAGATATAAAAGAGGATATACATCTGCATGGAAAAAAGCGATTATCACCCTGCACGAGGGAGAGAAAATCGACATATTCGAAGGTGTATAACCGATCGAGAGTAAGGAGCAAGGGATACAATGGGGATCAAGAAATATAAACCTCATACGGCCGGGATGAGATATAAGACAGGATTGACGTTCGAAGAGGTGACGACGACGCGGCCTGAAAAAAACCTCTCGAAAGGAATGGCGTTCAACGCCGGACGGGATACGAACGGCCGGATAAGCGTTCGGCGAAAAGGCGGCCGTCACAAGAGAAAATATCGGTATATCGATTTTAAACGGGATAAATATTCGGCAGATGAGGCGATGAAATCGATTCCCGGAAAGATCGTGTCAATAGAATATGATCCAAACAGAAGCGCGAATATCGCCCTGGTTCATTACGTCGATGGTGACAAACGGTATATCCTTGCACCAAAAGGTTTGAAAGTCGGTATGGTAATTCAAAGCGGAAATGACGCCCCATTGGAAATAGGGAACGCACTTCCGCTCGAAAAAATCCCGCTCGGGATGAACGTCCATAATATTGAATTACAATACGGAAAGGGCGGACAGCTTTCACGGTCCGCCGGAACAAGTGCGACGATCGCCGCAAAAGAAGGGGATTACGTGACGATCAAGTTGCCGTCGGGCGAAATGAGAATGGTTTTCAGGAAATGCTTTGCGACAATCGGAGAGGTCGGAAACGAAGATCATATGAACGTTTCGCTGGGTAAAGCGGGGAGAAGCAGATGGATGGGGAAGCGGCCGAAGGTGAGAGGTGTCGCCATGAATCCGATTGATCATCCGCATGGCGGTGGAGAAGGGAAATCGTCCGGTGGACGGCATCCGGTGACTCCCTGGGGTGTCCCGACAAAAGGATACAAGACCAGGAAGAAGCGGAAGAATTCCACCAGGTTTATAGTCAAACGAAGAAAGTAGGAGAAAGATTGTGTCAAGATCGATAAAAAAGGGACCGTTTATCGAAAAAAGTCTCTACAGGAAAGTCCTTGATATCAGGAAATCGGGAGACAAGAAAATGATAAAAACATTTTCACGGTGTTCAACGGTCATACCCGAGATGGTGGGGCTTACTATCAGCGTTTATAACGGGAAGACCTGGGTGCCTGTGTATGTGACGGAAAATCTCGTCGGACATAAGCTGGGAGAGTTTTCTCCCACGAGGATTTTTCGAGGGCACGCCGGTTCGGATAAAAAGGCAAAGAAGAAGTAGGGGTTCTGAATGGAGACAAAAAAGGGTTACAAAGCACATTTGAGGTTTATACGGATTTCTCCCTCAAAGGTAAGAAGGATAGCGAACAACATCAGAAAAAAGCCTTATACAGAGGTGTTATCGATACTCGAAAATCTGCCTCACAAGGGCGCGAAATTCCTGAGAAAGGCGATTATGTCCGCCGTCGCGAATGCATTATATCACAATGATAAACTCGATGAAGATACAATTTATATAAAGGAATTACAGGTGAATGACGGTCCGCGTATGAAACGTATCTGGGTGCGCGGACGAGGACGGGCCGACCGGTTGATAAAACGATTGTGTCATATTTCCGTCGTTATCGATGAAATAGGGGAGGTTAAAGGGAAATAGTGGGACAAAAAGTACATCCTTTCAGTATGAGACTGGGTATTATAAGAACCTGGAAATCAAAATGGTATGTGGATCCGAAAGAATATGCGGATACGTTGCATGAGGATCTGACAATACGAAAGATAATCATGGACTTTCCTGAAACAAAAACAGCCGATGTGGCCGACGTCGAGATCGTGCGACATCCGCAGAAAGTGACCATCATTATTCACACCGCCCGTCCCGGGGTTATTATCGGGGTAAAAGGTGCGAACATCGATAAACTCGGAAATGAAATCAAAAAGGTGGTAACGAAGAAAATCCAGATCAAAATCAAGGAGATCAAACGTCCGGAACTCAATGCACAGCTGGTGGCGATGAATGTCGCCAAACAACTCAAGGCGAGGGCATCCTTTAGGAAGGCGATGAAAATGGCGGTGGCCAACGCGATGAAAACCGGTATTCAGGGCATAAAAATAAAGATATCAGGGCGTCTCGGCGGTGCGGAAATGGCGAGAAGCAGTGAATATAAAGAGGGAAGGATTCCCCTTCATACATTCAGGGCGGATATTGATTACGGATTCGCGGAAGCAATCACCACCTTTGGTACCATCGGTGTGAAGGTCTGGATATGCAACGGTGAATTATACGGAAGAGAGAAAAAGGAAGACGCGGGAATATTGTTGAAAAAGACGAAATCACAAGCGGAAGCTAAGGAGTAAGAAAGCATGCTCAGTCCAAAGAGAACGAAATACAGAAAACAGCAGCGCGGCAGAATGAAAGGGAAAGCGACGAGGGGAAACAGTATTGCGTTCGGCGATTTTGCACTTGT
Coding sequences within:
- the rplC gene encoding 50S ribosomal protein L3, yielding MVGLIGKKIGMTQVFDESGNIIPVTVVAVPQNVVIGERNTEKNGYDAVILGAFEQKESRVIKPVKGQFKDGLTPQKVMIEIRDFEKEYEIGKALTVDVFQGIDFIDVRGVTKGKGYQGVMKRHGFSGGRKTHGSKFHRAQGSTGSSSFPSRVFKGLKMAGRMGGAAMKVQNLRLVKIDTEKNTLLIKGAIPGPKNATVVILKAKKKGHITVKKSSEENN
- the rplV gene encoding 50S ribosomal protein L22, with the protein product METKKGYKAHLRFIRISPSKVRRIANNIRKKPYTEVLSILENLPHKGAKFLRKAIMSAVANALYHNDKLDEDTIYIKELQVNDGPRMKRIWVRGRGRADRLIKRLCHISVVIDEIGEVKGK
- the rplD gene encoding 50S ribosomal protein L4; its protein translation is MKAQVFAVDGSQSKKIELSDDIFNGKVSMGSIYYAIRNELANKRLGTAHTKTRSEVQGAHKKMYRQKGTGRARAGTRRSPLRVGGGIVFGPRKRSYKYHIPKKIKQLAMRSILSMKNAENKLRIIEDFGIESGKTKDLVQLLRKHITEMRTVFVLKDDDMMIKRAGSNIPWLRMLTFNRLNAHDLFYCKNLIFHETAIRSLNDMYGRTVTEKKTEKKVGEKTVGKATEKVEKKAETTVEKKTVEKVTEKTEKKAEKTTRKKVVEKVEKAEKKADKKTDKGVQE
- the rplW gene encoding 50S ribosomal protein L23: MEYTEDIILEPVVTEKSNVRREQHKYTFKVDARANKKQVVKAIGELFNVKPVKCNIINIKGKPKRVRYKRGYTSAWKKAIITLHEGEKIDIFEGV
- the rpsG gene encoding 30S ribosomal protein S7, with the translated sequence MPRRRIPPKRPIASDPKYGSDMIAKFVNRMILKGKKSVGYHILYDALEEISSKVNKNPLEIFTQALNNVKPLIEVKSRRVGGSTYQVPVEIKEDRQNALAMRWIISYSRQRHGKSMSEKLRDEILDAFNNTGSSVKKKEDTHKMAEANKAFAHYRW
- the rplB gene encoding 50S ribosomal protein L2, which encodes MGIKKYKPHTAGMRYKTGLTFEEVTTTRPEKNLSKGMAFNAGRDTNGRISVRRKGGRHKRKYRYIDFKRDKYSADEAMKSIPGKIVSIEYDPNRSANIALVHYVDGDKRYILAPKGLKVGMVIQSGNDAPLEIGNALPLEKIPLGMNVHNIELQYGKGGQLSRSAGTSATIAAKEGDYVTIKLPSGEMRMVFRKCFATIGEVGNEDHMNVSLGKAGRSRWMGKRPKVRGVAMNPIDHPHGGGEGKSSGGRHPVTPWGVPTKGYKTRKKRKNSTRFIVKRRK
- the tuf gene encoding elongation factor Tu is translated as MAKAKFERKKPHINVGTIGHVDHGKTTLTAAITMYCSGKYGDKLMKFEDIDNAPEEKARGITINTRHVEYQTEQRHYAHVDCPGHADYIKNMITGAAQMDGAILVVSAPDSVMPQTREHVLLARQVGVPAIIVFLNKIDMVDDPELIDLVEEEIKDVLNEYKFPADEIPIIRGSAVEAMNNPDDPEKMKCIEALLNAMDSYFPLPERAIDKDFLMQIEDVFSISGRGTVVTGRIERGKVKVGEEVEIVGIKDTRKTVVTGVEMFNKILDEGQAGDNVGCLLRGIEKDEVQRGQVIAKPGSITPHKKIKTQVYVLTKEEGGRHSPFFTGYRPQFYFRTTDVTGTVSLPEGKQMVMPGDNVELNVELICTIAIEKGLRFAIREGGRTVAAGAVTEIIE
- the rpsC gene encoding 30S ribosomal protein S3, coding for MGQKVHPFSMRLGIIRTWKSKWYVDPKEYADTLHEDLTIRKIIMDFPETKTADVADVEIVRHPQKVTIIIHTARPGVIIGVKGANIDKLGNEIKKVVTKKIQIKIKEIKRPELNAQLVAMNVAKQLKARASFRKAMKMAVANAMKTGIQGIKIKISGRLGGAEMARSSEYKEGRIPLHTFRADIDYGFAEAITTFGTIGVKVWICNGELYGREKKEDAGILLKKTKSQAEAKE
- the rpsJ gene encoding 30S ribosomal protein S10 — its product is MIKERIRVRLRGFDVELIDQSSKAIVDTVLKAGSKVSGPIPLPTRINKFTVLRSPHVNKKSREQFEMRTHKRLIDIIEPTSAVMDALMKLELPAGVDVEIKM
- a CDS encoding 30S ribosomal protein S12, producing the protein MPTINQLVRLGRKRVGKKTKSPALMSCPQKRGVCTRVMTVTPKKPNSALRKVARVRLTHGIEVTAYIPGIGHNLQEHSVVMIRGGRVKDLPGVRYHIIRGTKDTLGVDDRKKARSKYGTKKPKA
- the rpsS gene encoding 30S ribosomal protein S19, translating into MSRSIKKGPFIEKSLYRKVLDIRKSGDKKMIKTFSRCSTVIPEMVGLTISVYNGKTWVPVYVTENLVGHKLGEFSPTRIFRGHAGSDKKAKKK